The Apium graveolens cultivar Ventura chromosome 6, ASM990537v1, whole genome shotgun sequence genome contains a region encoding:
- the LOC141668547 gene encoding F-box protein SKIP16-like — protein sequence MGIEILGGLEIHEILAKLGPKEAAIVGSVSHHFQNQASDDSLWSQFCAQELHLYSPEDPLGNPIPSFKEAYRAWRESFRMYPWSLVLRVKRCWDKIKSWLVVNFPEAMTTLRKGVTEDVINNWESSFKVKLPLPTRLIYRFCDGQDIVEHSESFSASLLGLIGGYPFTNYLINVFLLPLDEVISVTDGVRRHLVEHADVPFGSEYLVVATSSTEAKKFIILNCSNGKLFVGTRTFLENGQVCPCVPDDLIHSHNVRDCQKQDSLLLWLEEHGRRLESGLVNVSEEKNARYISLLPEESSLFYAAVTNGVKVRAAALFIPEMSMTVLESNHYSFFFSLRMSLKPGGCIVNGMQFDSCQLCMCHWTIQGNDMVTEINEETVQGENPLLRSGGKEHVFHGQLPILTPQGSIKGSLTFVPGRLSDPKGPEFEVEVPETFLKFPDYKF from the exons ATGGGTATAGAGATCTTGGGAGGCTTGGAAATCCATGAGATACTCGCCAAATTGGGACCGAAAGAAGCAGCAATAGTAGGATCTGTGAGCCATCACTTCCAAAATCAGGCTTCTGATGATTCTCTTTGGTCTCAATTCTGTGCCCAAGAGCTTCACCTTTATTCTCCTGAAGATCCTCTTGGAAATCCTATTCCTTCTTTTAAG GAAGCTTATCGAGCGTGGCGTGAATCTTTTAGAATGTACCCTTGGTCCTTGGTTCTACGAGTTAAAAGATGTTGGGACAAAATTAAAAGCTGGTTGGTTGTGAACTTTCCAGAGGCTATGACTACTCTGCGTAAGGGTGTAACTGAAGATGTCATTAATAACTGGGAGTCATCTTTTAAAGTAAAATTACCCCTTCCCACTAGACTGATTTATCGGTTTTGTGATGGTCAAGATATAGTTGAGCACAGTGAAAGCTTCTCTGCCAGTCTATTAGGCCTCATTGGAGGTTACCCATTCACTAACTATCTAATAAATGTGTTTTTGTTGCCTTTGGATGAGGTGATAAGTGTCACGGATGGTGTTAGACGTCATCTTGTCGAACATGCTGATGTACCTTTTGGTAGTGAATATCTTGTTGTGGCAACTTCTTCGACTGAAGCAAAAAAGTTTATCATTCTGAATTGTAGCAATGGTAAATTATTTGTCGGTACAAGGACTTTTTTGGAGAATGGACAAGTGTGTCCTTGTGTACCTGATGATTTGATTCATTCACATAATGTCAGAGATTGTCAGAAACAGGATAGTCTGCTATTGTGGCTGGAAGAACATGGTCGCCGCCTAGAAAGTGGCTTAGTGAATGTAAGTGAGGAAAAGAATGCTAGATACATCAGTCTCCTCCCAGAAGAATCTTCCTTGTTTTATGCGGCAGTCACAAACGGTGTTAAG GTTCGTGCTGCTGCTCTGTTTATCCCCGAAATGAGCATGACAGTCTTGGAGTCTAATCACTATTCGTTTTTTTTCTCTCTCCGGATGTCTTTAAAGCCTGGAGGTTGTATTGTCAATGGAATGCAGTTTGATTCTTGCCAATTGTGTATGTGCCATTGGACAATCCAAGGAAATGACATGGTCACAGAGATAAATGAAGAAACTGTGCAAGGGGAG AATCCGCTCTTACGTTCTGGTGGGAAAGAACATGTTTTTCATGGTCAATTACCTATACTTACTCCTCAAGGTTCCATTAAAGGTTCTTTGACATTTGTTCCCGGCAG attgtcagatCCAAAAGGCCCCGAGTTTGAGGTCGAGGTACCTGAGACTTTCCTCAAATTTCCGGACTACAAGTTCTGA